One genomic region from Leptolyngbyaceae cyanobacterium JSC-12 encodes:
- a CDS encoding hypothetical protein (IMG reference gene:2510097626~PFAM: PIN domain), producing MKLLLDTHILIWLIAGSEKLNKTARYAIEDENNSLYFSIASLWEITIKISLGKLELGMSLEQIMTNFILPSGLRILPIHISHLSVLEDLPFHHRDPFDRMLVSQAISESLTLISEDEVFGEYAVKTLW from the coding sequence ATGAAATTATTGCTAGACACCCACATCCTGATTTGGTTAATCGCTGGCAGTGAAAAGCTGAACAAAACGGCAAGGTATGCGATCGAAGATGAAAATAATAGTTTGTATTTCAGTATTGCCAGCTTATGGGAAATAACCATTAAAATTAGCCTAGGCAAACTTGAACTCGGTATGTCACTCGAACAAATCATGACTAACTTTATTCTCCCTAGCGGGTTAAGAATTTTACCAATACATATTTCACATTTGTCCGTGTTAGAAGATTTACCATTTCACCATCGAGATCCCTTTGATCGAATGCTAGTTTCTCAAGCCATATCCGAATCTTTAACCTTGATATCCGAAGATGAAGTATTTGGCGAATATGCAGTTAAAACACTATGGTAA
- a CDS encoding putative nucleotidyltransferase (IMG reference gene:2510097628~PFAM: Nucleotidyltransferase domain), producing the protein MSIENTSTAPALDRVISILHTLKPYLYERWGVTELAVFGSVARGEAGIESDVDILFDYDRPLGLELVALADFLEEKLGCDVDLLSKKAVRPRTWDFIKDEVRYV; encoded by the coding sequence ATGAGTATCGAAAATACATCTACTGCGCCAGCACTCGATCGGGTCATCTCGATTTTACATACGCTCAAACCCTATCTATATGAACGATGGGGAGTAACTGAACTGGCGGTGTTTGGTTCAGTGGCAAGAGGCGAGGCGGGGATTGAAAGCGATGTGGATATTTTGTTTGATTACGATCGCCCTTTGGGTTTAGAGCTTGTGGCTCTTGCAGATTTCCTTGAGGAAAAATTGGGCTGTGATGTGGATTTGTTGAGCAAAAAGGCGGTTCGTCCCCGTACTTGGGACTTTATTAAAGATGAAGTGCGTTATGTCTAG
- a CDS encoding hypothetical protein (IMG reference gene:2510097627), which yields MSPLLEKVLAEIDQLDFQEQLDVISYLIGRWQGTVNQLPLNSFSRQDLFGCLRGKVVIADDFNAPLKDFAEYME from the coding sequence ATGAGTCCTTTATTAGAAAAAGTCCTGGCAGAAATAGATCAGCTCGATTTTCAGGAACAGTTGGATGTAATTTCATACTTGATCGGGCGCTGGCAAGGCACCGTCAACCAATTGCCACTAAATAGCTTTAGCCGTCAGGATTTATTTGGTTGCCTGCGCGGTAAGGTTGTCATAGCAGATGATTTTAATGCGCCCTTAAAAGATTTTGCCGAGTACATGGAATGA
- a CDS encoding putative membrane protein (IMG reference gene:2510097632~PFAM: Uncharacterized protein family UPF0016), translating to MFYSDLFTAFTAGLLLVGLAELGDKTFFIAALMAMNHPRRLVFAGAFGALAVMTLLAVSAGQVVGLLPMQWVKIGEVVLFSGFGLKLLYDGLCMGCHDADSDEAEEAKAAIAAAEGSQTVPQALSALGIIGKTFGLVFLGEWGDHTQITTVMLAATHPALGVACGALSGFFLCIGLAVVAGRLVAGRLSERFITLFAGALFLVFAIAAIFRGMA from the coding sequence ATGTTTTATTCTGATTTGTTCACCGCTTTTACGGCTGGCTTGTTGCTGGTAGGGCTGGCGGAGCTTGGAGATAAGACTTTCTTTATCGCTGCGTTGATGGCGATGAATCATCCCCGGCGGCTAGTGTTTGCCGGGGCTTTTGGCGCATTGGCAGTCATGACGCTGTTGGCAGTCAGTGCTGGCCAAGTGGTTGGCCTATTGCCTATGCAGTGGGTAAAAATCGGGGAAGTGGTTTTGTTTTCTGGCTTTGGCCTCAAGCTGCTGTATGACGGCTTGTGTATGGGGTGCCATGACGCTGACTCTGATGAAGCGGAGGAGGCGAAGGCGGCGATCGCCGCAGCAGAGGGCAGTCAGACTGTCCCCCAAGCCCTGTCAGCCCTGGGGATTATTGGTAAAACCTTTGGTTTGGTTTTCCTAGGCGAGTGGGGCGATCACACCCAGATTACAACGGTGATGCTGGCAGCCACCCACCCAGCGCTAGGCGTTGCCTGTGGGGCACTTTCGGGCTTTTTTCTCTGCATTGGGCTAGCCGTGGTGGCCGGGCGACTGGTGGCCGGGCGACTGTCGGAGCGGTTCATTACCCTCTTTGCCGGAGCCTTGTTTCTGGTGTTTGCAATCGCTGCCATCTTTAGAGGGATGGCTTAA
- a CDS encoding hypothetical protein (IMG reference gene:2510097631), with protein sequence MVWFTQFLAAPAIARTVPHDASQGGGSAAKLTRQVGHKFFTHGCWQIGEDLMAIALA encoded by the coding sequence ATGGTTTGGTTCACTCAATTTTTAGCTGCTCCTGCGATCGCTCGAACTGTTCCTCACGATGCATCGCAAGGCGGAGGTAGCGCGGCAAAACTCACTCGTCAGGTTGGTCACAAATTCTTCACGCATGGCTGCTGGCAGATTGGCGAAGATCTGATGGCGATCGCTCTGGCTTAG
- a CDS encoding signal transduction histidine kinase (IMG reference gene:2510097624~PFAM: Histidine kinase-, DNA gyrase B-, and HSP90-like ATPase; GAF domain; His Kinase A (phosphoacceptor) domain), with protein sequence MDYQQLDQLKALCHDDVAFEKLQKYFSTCIDAAKAGQQKALFRVITKIRESLDLKAIFQTTAIEVRQLLNADRVALFRFALNSGWNDGEFVSEDVAPEFKSVLSEKVHDHCFGEQYAIDYHKGRVQAVSDIQTAGLKECHVEILKRFQIRANLVVPVLEGETLWGLLCIHQCSAPRTWTSDEIEFIQQVATHLGVALQQAKLLNKVRFQAEQQKALFKVVTRIREPMELEAIFRTAAIESRQLLQSDRVAIFRFAPDSGWNDGEFVSESVGEGYASVLAERVHDHCFGDRYAAAYHQGQVQAVADIYSSGLQDCHIEVLSRFQIRANLVVPLLQGTYLWGLLCIHQCAEARFWEAEEIEFAKQIAAQLSVALWQVELLTKTQQQATELSASLDRLKKAQTQLIQSEKMSSLGQLVAGVAHEINNPVNFIHGNINHAYCYAQDLMGLVKLYQQHYPHPVRAVGDRAQEIDIDFLMEDFPRMLTSMQIGAERIRNIVLSLRNFSRLDEAEMKVVDLHEGLESTLLILNYRLKPKSVSNPAQNIQLVKEYGSLPLVECYPSQLNQVFMNLLSNAIDALEEQIAAREKVLQESGSNSLDNLLQPTITIRTQLCGRPDKDDGLYQAGRMGDRHNSEDVGGLESDRPQYLSICIADNGPGVPEKLQAKLFDPFFTTKPVGKGTGLGLSISQQIICERHRGTLRCISQPGKGTEFHITIPVRQCETKKR encoded by the coding sequence ATGGATTATCAGCAGTTGGATCAGTTGAAAGCTCTTTGTCATGATGATGTTGCCTTTGAAAAACTCCAGAAGTACTTTTCGACTTGTATCGATGCTGCTAAGGCAGGGCAGCAAAAAGCGTTATTTCGAGTCATTACAAAAATCCGTGAATCCTTAGACCTAAAAGCAATTTTTCAGACCACTGCAATTGAAGTCCGGCAACTGTTAAATGCAGATCGCGTTGCGCTGTTCCGCTTTGCCCTCAATTCTGGTTGGAATGATGGCGAGTTTGTTTCGGAAGATGTTGCTCCCGAGTTTAAGTCGGTTCTATCGGAAAAGGTTCACGATCACTGCTTCGGTGAACAGTATGCGATTGATTACCACAAAGGACGCGTGCAAGCTGTTAGCGACATTCAAACTGCGGGCTTGAAGGAGTGCCACGTTGAGATCTTAAAGCGCTTTCAAATTCGCGCTAATTTAGTCGTGCCAGTCCTAGAAGGGGAAACACTTTGGGGACTACTTTGCATTCATCAATGTTCTGCCCCCCGCACTTGGACATCTGATGAAATCGAGTTTATTCAGCAAGTTGCAACCCATCTTGGCGTTGCGCTTCAACAAGCAAAACTGTTGAACAAAGTGCGCTTTCAAGCAGAGCAGCAAAAGGCCTTGTTTAAGGTTGTTACTCGAATTCGAGAACCAATGGAACTGGAAGCTATTTTTAGAACGGCTGCCATTGAATCTCGACAATTGCTCCAGTCTGATCGCGTTGCAATCTTTCGATTTGCACCGGATTCTGGTTGGAATGATGGAGAGTTTGTGTCGGAGAGTGTTGGGGAGGGTTATGCATCAGTCCTAGCAGAGAGGGTTCACGATCATTGTTTTGGCGATCGCTACGCTGCGGCCTATCATCAAGGACAAGTGCAGGCGGTTGCTGATATTTACTCATCCGGTCTTCAGGACTGCCATATTGAAGTTCTGTCGCGCTTTCAGATTCGAGCCAACTTAGTCGTGCCTCTGTTGCAGGGAACCTATTTGTGGGGCTTGTTGTGCATTCATCAATGCGCTGAAGCTCGGTTCTGGGAAGCAGAAGAGATTGAATTTGCTAAACAAATTGCAGCCCAGCTTAGCGTTGCGCTATGGCAGGTAGAGTTATTAACCAAAACTCAACAACAGGCGACTGAGCTAAGTGCGTCATTAGATCGTCTCAAAAAAGCACAGACCCAATTGATTCAAAGCGAAAAGATGTCGAGCTTGGGGCAGCTTGTGGCCGGAGTTGCTCACGAAATTAATAATCCTGTTAATTTTATCCATGGCAACATCAACCATGCTTACTGCTATGCTCAGGATTTGATGGGACTAGTTAAACTTTATCAGCAGCATTATCCACACCCTGTTCGTGCAGTGGGCGATCGCGCTCAGGAAATTGATATTGACTTCCTCATGGAAGACTTTCCTCGAATGCTGACATCGATGCAAATTGGGGCTGAGCGAATCCGCAACATTGTGCTGTCTCTTCGGAACTTTTCGCGGCTCGACGAAGCAGAGATGAAAGTCGTGGACTTGCACGAAGGGCTGGAAAGTACCTTGCTGATTTTGAATTATCGCCTCAAGCCCAAGTCGGTTTCTAATCCTGCTCAAAATATTCAACTGGTTAAGGAGTACGGATCGTTGCCCTTGGTGGAGTGTTATCCGAGCCAGCTGAATCAGGTGTTTATGAATTTGCTCAGCAATGCGATTGATGCTTTGGAAGAGCAAATTGCGGCGAGAGAAAAGGTGCTTCAAGAATCTGGGAGCAACAGCCTCGATAATCTACTCCAGCCCACTATTACCATTCGGACTCAACTGTGTGGTCGACCGGATAAAGACGATGGTCTATATCAAGCTGGCCGTATGGGCGATCGCCATAACTCCGAGGATGTAGGGGGCTTGGAGAGCGATCGCCCTCAGTACCTTTCTATCTGCATTGCCGACAATGGCCCTGGGGTGCCCGAAAAACTTCAAGCCAAACTATTCGACCCCTTTTTTACAACCAAGCCTGTCGGCAAGGGAACTGGCTTAGGACTTTCAATTAGCCAGCAAATTATCTGTGAACGGCATCGCGGCACGCTCCGGTGCATCTCACAGCCTGGCAAAGGTACAGAATTCCACATTACAATTCCAGTCCGTCAGTGCGAGACCAAGAAGCGGTAG
- a CDS encoding restriction endonuclease S subunit (IMG reference gene:2510097625~PFAM: Type I restriction modification DNA specificity domain), with the protein MADDLPIGWVWIQLEDITMNPKNDIVDGPFGSNLKATEYLDSGIPIIRLQNIDRNQFIDKNIKFISSEKADSLKRHSFINGDIVITKLGDPLGKACLVPNNIKEGIIVADIVRVRPDERFVSKPYLLHAINSKVVINQLQAETKGTTRARVNLSHIRQIKIPLPPLNEQRRIVEKLDRIMERLRRARHELSHIPKLIARYKQAVLAAAFRGDLTADWHNDQQDMRYGEPWIIPASWDWKYISDIAEVVSNLVNPSEVMDLPHIAPNHIESGKPQLLPFKTVREDAVVSPKHRFFPGQLIYSKIRPYLRKAVIIDFEGVCSADMYPINARCNTKYLLYWLISDDFNVLAMEHQGRTVLPKINKAGLYKLPIPIPPIEEQKEIVRRVEERFEKIDKIEQEYQKAVKLCDRLEQATLAKAFRGELVPQDPNDEPASVLLERIRAERQAQSQGKAAKSQRKPKAT; encoded by the coding sequence ATGGCTGACGATTTGCCGATCGGGTGGGTATGGATTCAATTGGAAGATATAACAATGAATCCTAAAAATGATATTGTTGATGGTCCATTTGGATCTAACTTAAAAGCGACTGAGTATCTAGATTCTGGAATACCTATAATTCGCTTGCAAAATATTGACAGGAATCAGTTTATTGACAAGAATATCAAATTTATCAGTTCTGAAAAAGCAGATTCTCTAAAACGGCATAGCTTTATAAATGGTGATATTGTTATCACAAAGTTAGGAGATCCTTTAGGTAAGGCTTGTCTTGTTCCAAATAATATTAAAGAAGGAATAATTGTTGCTGATATAGTTAGAGTTAGACCTGATGAAAGATTTGTCTCAAAACCCTATCTTCTCCATGCTATAAATTCCAAAGTCGTAATTAATCAATTGCAAGCTGAGACAAAGGGAACTACAAGAGCTAGGGTCAATCTTAGCCATATACGACAAATTAAAATCCCTTTACCGCCACTCAATGAACAACGGCGGATTGTGGAGAAGTTGGATCGGATTATGGAGCGCCTCCGCAGGGCGCGTCATGAGTTAAGCCATATCCCCAAACTAATCGCCCGTTACAAACAAGCGGTCTTAGCGGCTGCTTTTCGTGGTGATTTAACCGCAGATTGGCACAATGATCAACAAGATATGCGGTATGGAGAGCCTTGGATAATTCCAGCAAGTTGGGATTGGAAATATATATCAGACATTGCTGAAGTAGTCAGTAATCTTGTGAATCCGTCTGAAGTAATGGATCTACCCCATATTGCACCTAATCATATTGAGTCAGGAAAGCCACAACTACTACCTTTTAAGACAGTAAGAGAGGATGCTGTAGTTAGTCCAAAACATCGCTTTTTCCCTGGTCAACTGATCTACTCAAAGATTCGACCTTATTTGCGTAAAGCAGTAATAATTGACTTTGAAGGTGTATGTAGTGCTGATATGTATCCAATAAATGCACGATGCAATACAAAGTATCTCCTGTATTGGCTCATATCAGATGATTTCAATGTTCTGGCAATGGAACACCAAGGACGAACAGTTTTACCTAAAATAAATAAGGCTGGGCTTTATAAGCTCCCCATTCCAATTCCACCAATCGAAGAACAAAAAGAGATTGTGCGGCGGGTTGAGGAGAGGTTTGAGAAGATTGACAAGATAGAGCAGGAATATCAAAAGGCGGTGAAGCTGTGCGACAGGTTGGAGCAGGCGACCTTAGCCAAAGCTTTTCGGGGGGAACTGGTGCCCCAAGACCCCAATGATGAGCCTGCGTCGGTGTTGCTAGAGCGGATTCGGGCAGAGCGTCAAGCCCAGTCCCAGGGTAAGGCTGCAAAATCGCAGCGCAAACCCAAGGCAACCTAG
- a CDS encoding hypothetical protein (IMG reference gene:2510097634) has product MLPFVAVPSTIAQEFGKYRDLFCRGAGFEQVSRYVTGLLLSENKTLQGIAGQWVAGGEVGGRRAMHAAVFEAGWRSSELMSHHRAVIAKEHQGRGREVISLDWTLSHHDWGKQIFGVKRSYDYVEHRMSCFQTVVTATIANRHLIDGIDVVVQFPDFSVAEREYLKVTAKSHYDDLDQVRERLIEMLHYHKNRLEYRKRTEIAVEIVRQVEAEGQFPTADYAFDNGVLTVELTTMIESAGKHWVSEVESSRNILWNDQWQRVDAIGLELRIHHPESFRPIQVTCRNGETKPIWAFTKVVRLKKFGRKRLVIVHEQADLQDPPRFLLTDALHWESGRVMQTWSYRWSCEVFHEVSKQHTGLESAQVRNEEAVNRHFRLSCVAQSILQRTACSGAQSERFEFAQGKQTVGQKLYTLTRQAFDDLLQFIVTRCSHGHTNEQILQALLPS; this is encoded by the coding sequence ATGCTGCCCTTTGTCGCTGTGCCATCGACGATTGCTCAAGAGTTTGGGAAATATCGAGACCTGTTCTGCCGAGGCGCAGGCTTTGAGCAGGTGAGTCGCTATGTGACCGGATTGCTGTTGAGTGAGAACAAAACCTTGCAAGGGATTGCCGGACAATGGGTAGCAGGTGGGGAGGTCGGCGGACGAAGAGCGATGCACGCAGCGGTGTTTGAGGCGGGCTGGAGGAGTTCAGAGTTAATGTCCCATCATCGTGCTGTGATAGCCAAAGAGCATCAGGGGCGAGGGCGAGAAGTCATCAGTCTGGATTGGACGCTCAGCCATCACGATTGGGGCAAGCAGATCTTTGGGGTGAAGCGATCCTATGATTATGTGGAACATCGGATGAGTTGCTTTCAAACGGTGGTGACGGCGACGATTGCGAACCGCCACCTAATTGATGGGATTGACGTGGTGGTGCAGTTTCCAGATTTTTCAGTGGCAGAACGGGAGTATCTGAAGGTGACGGCAAAATCCCACTATGACGATTTAGACCAAGTGCGAGAACGACTGATTGAGATGTTGCATTATCACAAGAATCGATTGGAGTATCGCAAACGCACCGAGATTGCCGTCGAGATTGTGCGCCAAGTGGAAGCGGAAGGACAATTTCCCACCGCCGATTATGCGTTTGACAATGGGGTGTTGACCGTTGAGTTAACCACCATGATTGAGTCCGCAGGAAAACACTGGGTGAGTGAAGTTGAAAGTTCTCGCAACATCTTGTGGAATGACCAATGGCAACGGGTAGATGCGATTGGTTTAGAACTCAGAATCCATCACCCAGAGAGCTTTCGCCCGATTCAAGTCACTTGCCGCAACGGCGAAACGAAACCGATTTGGGCATTTACCAAAGTCGTGCGCCTCAAGAAGTTTGGACGCAAGCGATTGGTCATCGTCCACGAGCAAGCAGATTTACAAGACCCACCTCGCTTCCTGCTCACCGATGCGTTGCATTGGGAAAGTGGGCGAGTCATGCAGACTTGGAGTTATCGATGGTCCTGCGAGGTCTTTCATGAGGTGAGCAAACAGCACACCGGGCTAGAGTCGGCTCAGGTGCGGAACGAGGAAGCGGTCAACCGTCACTTCCGTCTTAGTTGCGTGGCGCAGTCGATTCTGCAACGGACTGCCTGTTCTGGCGCACAATCTGAACGATTTGAGTTTGCTCAAGGCAAGCAAACGGTGGGACAGAAGCTCTATACCCTCACTCGTCAAGCCTTTGATGATTTGCTGCAATTCATTGTGACGCGATGTTCTCACGGACATACAAATGAACAGATTTTACAAGCTCTCCTCCCCAGTTGA
- a CDS encoding hypothetical protein (IMG reference gene:2510097629~PFAM: Protein of unknown function (DUF820)) → MIANAQPKGLTPDEYLAWEAQQPIKYEYMDGEVYAMTGGTLPHNDIAVNLTSILRTTLRGTGCKVRMSDAKVRVAAKGPYFYPDLVVSCDERDRRAIEAIQYPKLIAEVLSPSTAGFDRGDKFRFYRRIPTLEEYVLIDSEKVGIDCYRKTSAGKWELTAYPDDVADQENPILELVSLDFQCPLALVYEEVEFPEPSSQMIGA, encoded by the coding sequence ATGATTGCGAATGCTCAACCCAAAGGTTTAACACCCGATGAATACCTAGCGTGGGAAGCTCAACAACCCATCAAATACGAATACATGGATGGGGAAGTCTACGCGATGACGGGTGGGACACTGCCCCACAATGACATTGCGGTAAATTTGACAAGTATTCTGAGAACGACTCTGCGAGGAACAGGGTGCAAGGTGCGGATGTCTGATGCAAAAGTTAGAGTTGCCGCCAAAGGGCCGTATTTTTATCCTGATTTGGTGGTGAGTTGTGATGAACGCGATCGCCGAGCCATAGAAGCTATCCAATATCCCAAGCTGATTGCTGAAGTTCTCTCGCCTAGCACGGCTGGTTTTGACCGGGGCGATAAGTTTAGGTTTTATCGCCGCATTCCCACGCTAGAAGAATATGTGCTGATTGACTCCGAGAAGGTGGGCATAGACTGCTATCGCAAAACCAGTGCGGGCAAATGGGAACTGACCGCCTATCCAGACGATGTGGCGGATCAGGAAAATCCTATTTTAGAACTGGTGAGTCTGGATTTTCAGTGTCCCTTGGCGTTGGTCTATGAGGAGGTGGAATTCCCGGAGCCGTCGTCCCAGATGATTGGAGCTTGA